A stretch of the Rhizomicrobium sp. genome encodes the following:
- a CDS encoding ABC transporter substrate-binding protein — MTFRVFAAAALAAFAFAQGAAAAPPVKIRFVTDWKAQAEHGGFYEALAEGLYARAGLDVKIIEGGPSVNVPQMLAGGAADFGIGSNGFIAFNLVKQHARIKAVMAIFQKDPQVLITHPRPDVKRLADLKGKPIMISDAATVAWWPWLRAKYGFSDTQIRKYTFNLAPFLVDPGAVQEGYLSSEPYTIESKAHFKPQVFLLADNGYPGYSNMVLVPQTWIDTNPKAVQAFVTATQAGWLHYLNGNPGPANALIKRDNPEMDDALIRQAIAKLRAYGIAQSGDANVLGLGTMTDAKWKLFFDTMVTDRLYDRALPYREAYDLRFVRGMPMNFQ, encoded by the coding sequence ATGACATTCCGCGTATTCGCCGCCGCCGCGCTCGCCGCGTTCGCTTTCGCGCAAGGCGCCGCCGCCGCGCCGCCGGTGAAGATCCGGTTCGTCACCGACTGGAAGGCGCAGGCCGAGCATGGCGGGTTCTACGAAGCGCTGGCCGAGGGGCTCTATGCCAGGGCCGGGCTCGACGTGAAGATCATCGAGGGCGGGCCGAGCGTGAACGTGCCGCAGATGCTGGCCGGCGGGGCGGCAGATTTCGGCATCGGCTCGAACGGCTTCATCGCCTTCAACCTCGTCAAGCAGCATGCCCGCATCAAGGCGGTGATGGCGATCTTCCAGAAGGATCCGCAGGTCCTGATCACCCATCCGCGGCCCGACGTGAAGCGGCTTGCCGACCTCAAGGGCAAGCCGATCATGATCTCCGACGCGGCAACGGTGGCGTGGTGGCCCTGGCTGCGCGCCAAGTACGGTTTCAGCGACACCCAGATCCGCAAATACACCTTCAACCTCGCGCCGTTCCTGGTCGATCCGGGGGCGGTGCAGGAAGGCTATCTGTCGAGCGAGCCCTACACGATCGAGAGCAAGGCGCATTTCAAGCCGCAGGTCTTCCTGCTCGCCGACAATGGCTATCCCGGCTATTCCAACATGGTGCTGGTGCCGCAAACGTGGATCGACACCAACCCGAAGGCGGTGCAGGCCTTCGTGACGGCGACCCAGGCCGGCTGGCTGCACTACCTGAACGGCAATCCCGGCCCCGCCAATGCGCTGATCAAGCGCGACAACCCCGAGATGGACGACGCGCTGATCCGCCAGGCGATCGCCAAGCTGCGCGCCTACGGCATCGCGCAATCGGGCGACGCCAACGTGCTGGGGCTGGGCACGATGACGGATGCGAAGTGGAAGCTGTTCTTCGACACGATGGTGACGGACCGGCTCTACGACCGCGCCCTGCCCTATCGCGAGGCCTACGACCTGCGCTTCGTGCGCGGCATGCCGATGAATTTCCAGTGA
- a CDS encoding DUF559 domain-containing protein, producing the protein MFKPAGPEKIARGRQLRREATGPERRLWRALRELNRQGYHFRRQAPFDCYILDFVEHSAKVTIELDGSQHGLAGRHAQDARRDAFLESQGYLTLRFWNSALAENFEGVVEAIFRAVTDRVAHSASRVPPE; encoded by the coding sequence ATGTTCAAGCCGGCTGGCCCGGAGAAGATTGCAAGGGGACGGCAGCTCAGGCGCGAAGCCACTGGACCCGAGCGCCGCCTCTGGCGCGCATTGCGCGAACTCAATCGGCAAGGCTATCACTTCAGACGGCAAGCGCCGTTCGACTGCTATATCCTGGATTTCGTGGAACACAGCGCAAAGGTCACAATCGAACTGGACGGCTCGCAACACGGTCTGGCCGGAAGACACGCACAGGACGCACGGCGGGACGCATTCCTCGAAAGCCAGGGTTATCTCACATTGCGATTTTGGAATTCGGCATTGGCGGAAAATTTCGAGGGCGTCGTCGAGGCGATCTTTCGTGCCGTCACGGACCGCGTAGCACACTCGGCAAGCAGGGTCCCGCCGGAATGA